From Terriglobales bacterium, one genomic window encodes:
- a CDS encoding TonB family protein: MERAIPWSRLAQSAFFHILLLIVVVALSQVQPHASQQFSGKFLEKSQVIYYSASEYLPPLNQKSRPARSAQKGSPGHARQEVISVPAEVDNRSQTVITPPRVKLTADVPLPNLVAWTPVPSPVPVTGSMRANVNVQVLPTSVVAPPPELERLTRPAHALAQSPVIAPPPDPSLTLSTHHPLQTPAVAVVEPPPSTTVVPRNPGTMNVADLQPSVLAPKLPVPAQQSLGGTFQPIATPMAPPDVRGLARSGGGQIIALGLHPVEPTGPIDLPSGNRHGNFATAPEGQPGPVASPRMVAGGASSGGGGTGMASDDGPGLTVTPGPVRAGDAAGKAVHPSMAATLPGRSGLIAAAMLPLHIRHLPPREVNPAGSPLPDVPELEKKIFGLKRFYSVILSMPNLNSKWGSWIMRFAELNDNGTGGELTAPVATEKVDPAYPGNLIRQQVEGTVTLFAIIRSDGSVADVRVLRGVDDRLDQYARIALSHCRFMPARKNGAAVDLEAVVRIPFRSRKVGY, from the coding sequence GTGGAGCGCGCGATCCCATGGTCTAGATTGGCGCAATCTGCGTTCTTTCACATCCTTCTACTCATCGTCGTAGTAGCGTTGTCGCAAGTTCAGCCTCATGCTTCGCAGCAGTTCAGCGGCAAGTTCTTGGAAAAGAGTCAGGTCATCTATTACAGTGCCTCGGAGTATCTGCCTCCTTTAAACCAGAAGAGCAGACCGGCACGCTCGGCTCAAAAGGGAAGCCCCGGTCATGCCAGGCAAGAAGTCATTTCCGTACCGGCGGAAGTAGATAACCGCTCGCAAACCGTGATCACGCCACCGCGGGTGAAGCTAACCGCCGACGTTCCACTGCCTAACCTGGTTGCATGGACACCTGTTCCTTCGCCTGTGCCCGTAACCGGCTCAATGCGCGCCAATGTTAATGTGCAAGTTCTGCCAACCAGTGTTGTGGCACCTCCGCCGGAACTGGAGCGACTCACGAGACCAGCTCACGCACTAGCTCAAAGTCCTGTTATCGCGCCGCCACCTGATCCATCGCTGACTTTGTCCACGCATCACCCGTTGCAAACTCCCGCCGTCGCGGTGGTTGAGCCTCCGCCCTCAACAACTGTCGTCCCGCGGAACCCCGGGACAATGAACGTTGCGGACCTGCAGCCCAGCGTATTGGCCCCCAAACTGCCAGTCCCGGCACAACAGAGCCTTGGGGGAACATTCCAACCCATCGCTACGCCAATGGCTCCTCCTGATGTACGTGGGCTGGCGCGTTCCGGGGGCGGCCAGATTATCGCCCTAGGCTTGCATCCGGTCGAGCCAACCGGTCCGATAGACCTGCCCAGCGGCAATCGCCATGGCAATTTCGCCACAGCTCCAGAAGGCCAGCCGGGGCCTGTGGCCAGCCCCCGCATGGTAGCTGGAGGAGCGTCCAGCGGTGGTGGCGGCACCGGCATGGCGAGCGATGATGGTCCTGGCCTGACGGTCACGCCTGGTCCGGTCAGAGCTGGCGATGCGGCGGGAAAAGCTGTTCATCCTTCCATGGCCGCTACGTTGCCTGGCAGGTCCGGTCTGATCGCGGCGGCGATGCTGCCGCTGCACATTCGCCATCTCCCCCCTCGGGAGGTGAACCCTGCTGGTTCCCCGCTCCCCGACGTGCCGGAGCTCGAAAAGAAGATCTTCGGTCTCAAGCGGTTTTATTCCGTCATTCTGAGCATGCCTAATCTGAATTCCAAATGGGGCAGCTGGATCATGCGTTTCGCCGAGCTCAACGACAACGGAACAGGCGGTGAATTGACGGCTCCGGTGGCTACGGAGAAGGTTGATCCGGCTTATCCGGGAAATTTGATACGGCAACAAGTGGAAGGGACGGTGACCCTCTTCGCCATCATTCGTAGCGATGGGAGTGTAGCCGATGTGCGAGTGTTGCGTGGGGTTGACGA
- a CDS encoding sigma-70 family RNA polymerase sigma factor, translated as MRVSTETRQSSVSMGMAGCVDHLVFPSVLSADTSTSLIQSIRNGATDLFYELIRPHERNIYLTALAITGNHADAEEVVQESLLKAFRYLNQFRGESKFSTWLVRITVNEARGLLRKNRRVTFEPLEYELPSGHTLHRDFPDKRETPWQTLEREEQRLVVNKAVAMLPPKYREIFELRDLQKLSINQTAKHVGITRSTVKARLWRARLKLRRLIAGRLTYTRRKTSFAASNSSSRPN; from the coding sequence ATGAGGGTTTCAACCGAGACGCGCCAATCGAGTGTTTCAATGGGCATGGCGGGATGCGTTGACCATCTTGTATTTCCGAGCGTGCTATCCGCGGATACAAGCACCTCACTGATCCAATCGATCCGAAATGGTGCTACCGATCTCTTTTATGAGCTCATCCGGCCGCATGAGCGCAATATTTATCTCACCGCTCTCGCCATAACCGGAAACCACGCAGATGCCGAGGAAGTGGTACAAGAGTCGCTTTTGAAAGCCTTTCGCTATCTCAATCAGTTCCGGGGCGAATCGAAATTCAGCACTTGGCTGGTGCGCATTACGGTCAACGAGGCGCGGGGATTGCTGCGCAAAAATCGGCGGGTCACCTTTGAGCCGCTCGAATACGAGCTGCCCAGCGGCCACACACTGCATCGTGATTTTCCCGACAAGAGAGAAACTCCCTGGCAAACTCTCGAGCGCGAAGAGCAGAGGCTGGTCGTTAATAAGGCCGTCGCTATGCTACCGCCTAAATATCGAGAGATATTCGAGCTGCGCGACCTGCAAAAGCTCTCTATCAACCAAACTGCCAAGCACGTCGGCATCACGCGCTCCACCGTCAAGGCGCGCCTATGGCGCGCGCGGCTCAAACTGCGGCGTCTCATCGCCGGACGACTCACCTACACCAGGCGCAAGACCTCATTCGCGGCGAGTAACAGTAGCTCTAGGCCCAATTAG
- a CDS encoding SDR family NAD(P)-dependent oxidoreductase: MRGLQGKRVLITGGASGIGAATAVRFLEEGSKVVVLDRDPKARERIGRELPKLSGVVEADVSILQQVRAAFEKAVAAMGGVDVLINNAGISIRHNFLDITPEEWDKVLAVNLTGVFYVAQIAARHMVERGNGVILQTASTNGIMGYPFYADYNATKAGVIELTKSMALELAPKVRVNAIAPGYVLTPMQRAEYTDAMLDEVNGKIPMRRHAKPEEIAGLFAYLASDDAAYITGHVYVIDGAETAGSLAGR, translated from the coding sequence ATGCGAGGCTTGCAAGGCAAACGCGTCCTAATCACGGGAGGTGCAAGCGGGATCGGGGCTGCCACCGCAGTCCGATTCCTGGAGGAAGGTTCCAAGGTAGTGGTGCTCGACCGTGACCCCAAAGCGCGGGAGAGAATTGGCCGTGAGCTTCCGAAACTTTCAGGGGTGGTAGAGGCGGACGTTTCAATTCTTCAGCAGGTGCGTGCGGCGTTTGAAAAAGCCGTCGCCGCAATGGGTGGCGTGGACGTGCTGATCAACAATGCCGGGATCAGCATTCGTCATAACTTTCTGGACATCACTCCTGAGGAATGGGACAAAGTCCTGGCGGTGAATCTGACGGGAGTTTTTTATGTAGCACAGATCGCCGCGCGGCACATGGTCGAGCGAGGAAACGGGGTAATCCTGCAGACCGCTTCTACCAACGGCATCATGGGATATCCGTTTTATGCCGACTACAATGCCACCAAGGCAGGCGTCATCGAGTTGACCAAATCCATGGCGCTGGAGCTTGCGCCCAAGGTGCGAGTGAACGCCATCGCGCCTGGGTATGTCCTTACGCCCATGCAGCGTGCGGAATATACAGATGCCATGCTGGATGAGGTCAATGGCAAGATCCCCATGCGCCGCCATGCCAAGCCGGAGGAGATTGCAGGTCTGTTCGCCTACCTCGCGTCGGATGATGCGGCCTATATTACGGGGCACGTCTATGTGATTGATGGCGCCGAAACGGCGGGTAGCCTCGCAGGCCGATAG
- a CDS encoding glucose 1-dehydrogenase, which yields MPKQHKANPRPREHGVLAGKIALITGGASGIGRATALLFGREGATVVIVDLDETGGRAAAKEIIADGGDAVFDHADVTSANDCQRVMRNVEENYGGLAILFNNAGIIRRASIVDLSEADWDKVMAVNVKSIFLMSKHAIPMMAKSGGGSIINTASGWGLAAGSRAAVYCASKGAVVLLTKAMAIDHGEQNIRVNCICPGDTDTAMLRDEARQLGTPTNRFLKGAAQRPLGRVGKAEEIAQAALYLASDASSFVTGTALVVDGGGLAGTV from the coding sequence ATGCCAAAACAACACAAAGCGAATCCGCGGCCCAGAGAACATGGTGTGTTGGCCGGCAAGATCGCGCTGATCACCGGTGGCGCTTCGGGCATCGGGCGCGCCACGGCGCTGTTATTCGGACGCGAAGGGGCCACAGTCGTAATCGTTGACCTGGACGAGACGGGCGGGCGGGCCGCGGCAAAGGAAATCATCGCGGACGGAGGCGATGCGGTTTTCGATCACGCAGATGTTACGAGTGCCAACGACTGTCAGCGGGTCATGCGCAATGTTGAAGAGAACTATGGCGGACTGGCCATCCTGTTCAACAACGCAGGAATCATCCGCCGGGCTTCAATTGTGGACCTCAGCGAGGCGGATTGGGACAAAGTGATGGCGGTCAATGTTAAGTCTATTTTCCTGATGTCAAAGCATGCGATTCCGATGATGGCAAAGTCGGGCGGTGGTTCGATCATCAATACTGCCTCTGGCTGGGGATTGGCGGCCGGCTCGCGTGCAGCCGTGTATTGCGCCTCCAAAGGCGCGGTGGTGCTACTGACCAAGGCCATGGCAATAGATCATGGCGAGCAGAATATTCGTGTGAATTGCATCTGTCCGGGAGATACGGATACGGCCATGCTGCGTGATGAAGCGCGGCAGCTTGGCACGCCCACGAACCGTTTTCTCAAGGGCGCAGCGCAACGGCCATTGGGACGCGTGGGCAAGGCGGAAGAGATCGCGCAGGCTGCACTATATCTGGCGAGCGACGCGTCATCATTCGTCACCGGCACAGCGTTGGTGGTGGACGGCGGCGGGCTTGCCGGAACGGTGTAG
- a CDS encoding pyrroline-5-carboxylate reductase dimerization domain-containing protein, which produces MPRSDQKRSLSSATVFLGGGRITSALICGLRRAGYKSLILVHDRNAPKLRRLTQEFDAISEPDPCRAVSVAGLLVVAVRPDSIGTLLAALRHSCPRPNRSLIAVSLAAGVPLTKLRVHLPQVHWARAMPSPVCRTGRGLTAVTFDRSVPGTARRLVRNFFAHVGTVLEIPEKNFDVFTATYSPSHGYHALATLAEAAEKLGLDRDHALIAAAHALADAIAAFRQEKIPLEELLYEAATPGGIAATVMDTENRAGYKRIIERALRAGVQRARKNARG; this is translated from the coding sequence GTGCCGCGCTCTGATCAGAAGCGTAGCCTCAGCAGCGCGACCGTGTTTTTGGGCGGCGGGCGCATTACCTCTGCGCTCATCTGCGGCTTGCGCCGCGCGGGATATAAGTCACTCATTTTGGTGCACGATCGGAATGCGCCAAAATTGCGCCGCCTCACGCAGGAGTTTGACGCCATCTCCGAACCTGACCCGTGCCGAGCCGTTTCGGTTGCCGGGCTGCTGGTCGTTGCGGTTCGTCCGGATTCGATTGGCACATTGTTGGCGGCCCTCCGTCACTCTTGCCCCCGGCCGAACCGTTCGTTGATAGCAGTAAGCCTCGCTGCTGGTGTGCCTCTCACGAAATTGCGGGTGCATTTGCCGCAGGTCCACTGGGCCCGCGCCATGCCGAGCCCGGTATGCCGCACCGGGCGAGGGCTGACCGCGGTCACGTTCGACCGCAGTGTGCCTGGCACTGCTCGCAGATTGGTACGCAATTTCTTCGCCCACGTCGGAACCGTGCTGGAGATACCGGAGAAAAATTTCGATGTGTTCACCGCGACGTACTCTCCCAGCCACGGGTATCATGCGCTGGCCACCCTCGCCGAAGCGGCTGAAAAACTGGGGCTTGACCGTGACCATGCTTTGATTGCTGCAGCCCATGCCTTAGCCGACGCGATCGCCGCCTTCCGCCAAGAAAAAATTCCGCTGGAAGAACTGCTGTATGAGGCTGCTACGCCGGGAGGCATTGCCGCCACTGTCATGGACACTGAAAATCGGGCAGGTTATAAGCGCATCATCGAACGAGCGCTACGTGCGGGTGTGCAGCGCGCACGCAAGAATGCGCGAGGGTAG
- a CDS encoding aspartate aminotransferase family protein, whose protein sequence is MEGVNSPSRGSTVFSPGPVVVQRGRGTQVWDVDNNQYTDFMMSFGALIHGHAHPALVSTVSKVMSEGSHFASSTPAELDAAERFCRMVPSAEAVRFTNTGTEATMLALRLARAYTGRNKFLKFEGHYHGWYDAFLLNAHSHPPDQLGPPEHPARIPDSRGIPASTFDDVLIAPWNDVSQLEKVIHEHGNSLAAVITEPIMANMGCIPPRDGYLQRMSELAREHGALLIMDEVVTGFRYAAGGCQELFGIRPDLSTFGKALGAGFPVGAVTGSRKILTQLRWGDDMVLHYGTFNGHRLTMAVVSASLDLLSAENNGGFRKIRTLGDAAITGLRDVFARHKVKAIVQGFGPMFQIYFTDKKAINDYRDYCRFVDRERYSRFIHLLLERGIYMTPSNGLHWIISTAHSEPDIATMLRAADEACAAL, encoded by the coding sequence ATCGAAGGAGTAAATTCGCCCTCCCGCGGCAGCACCGTCTTTTCTCCAGGCCCCGTAGTTGTGCAACGCGGTCGCGGAACCCAGGTGTGGGATGTCGACAACAATCAGTACACCGATTTCATGATGTCATTCGGCGCCCTGATCCATGGGCACGCGCATCCTGCGCTGGTTTCCACGGTCTCAAAGGTCATGTCAGAAGGGTCGCATTTCGCCTCCAGCACACCGGCGGAATTGGATGCTGCCGAGCGCTTCTGCCGGATGGTCCCATCCGCCGAGGCCGTACGCTTTACCAATACCGGCACCGAAGCCACCATGTTGGCATTGCGCCTGGCGCGCGCTTACACCGGACGCAACAAATTCCTAAAGTTCGAAGGCCACTATCATGGCTGGTACGACGCCTTTCTCTTGAACGCTCATAGCCACCCGCCCGATCAACTGGGTCCTCCTGAACATCCCGCACGTATTCCCGATTCCCGCGGCATTCCTGCGAGCACTTTTGACGATGTCCTAATCGCACCTTGGAACGACGTCTCACAGCTCGAAAAGGTCATTCACGAGCACGGCAATAGCCTGGCAGCGGTCATCACCGAGCCCATTATGGCGAACATGGGATGCATTCCGCCTCGCGACGGCTATCTTCAGCGCATGAGCGAGCTGGCCCGCGAACACGGGGCGCTCCTCATCATGGACGAGGTGGTCACCGGCTTTCGTTACGCCGCTGGCGGATGCCAGGAGTTGTTTGGAATTCGGCCTGATCTAAGTACTTTCGGCAAAGCTCTGGGGGCTGGATTTCCCGTAGGCGCGGTTACGGGCTCGCGCAAGATCCTCACTCAGTTGCGCTGGGGAGATGACATGGTCCTGCACTACGGCACCTTCAACGGCCATCGTCTGACGATGGCGGTGGTCAGCGCCAGCCTTGACTTGCTCTCTGCTGAGAACAACGGCGGCTTCCGCAAAATACGCACTTTGGGAGATGCCGCCATCACAGGACTGCGCGACGTCTTTGCACGACACAAAGTGAAAGCGATTGTGCAGGGCTTCGGCCCCATGTTCCAGATTTATTTCACCGACAAAAAGGCGATCAACGATTATCGAGATTACTGCCGCTTTGTTGACCGGGAACGCTATTCTCGCTTCATTCACCTGTTACTTGAGCGTGGCATCTACATGACTCCTTCCAATGGGCTGCACTGGATCATAAGCACGGCGCATTCGGAGCCTGATATTGCCACGATGCTCCGCGCCGCCGACGAGGCCTGTGCCGCGCTCTGA
- a CDS encoding CocE/NonD family hydrolase, whose translation MRIRQCDVSLTIILAIHLLLLASPGAAQTEYSKLFRKTDMMVPMRDGVRLHTEIYTPKKIKEPLPFIFERTPYGLEDDKQGYTKLLGSYGDLIKEGYIFVFQDIRGRYKSEGQFVMNRPPRNQSDAKGIDESTDTYDTIDWLLKNVPHNNARVGILGISYGGWLTTMALLDPHPALKAASEQASPEDQFLGDDFHHNGAFRLSYGFEYAALMETTKENFSFQFDKYDTYDWYLALGALSNANAKYFHGKLPTWNDFVEHPNYDEFWQKLAFWPYLKAPTVPNLNVAGWWDQEDFYGPVKIYELLEKNDSKHANYLVVGPWNHGGWAGGDGRKLGPIDFQTDTGKYFRGQVQAPWFAYWLKDKGKLPLGEALTFETGSNQWKQYEAWPPTQNVSQRKLYFRERGQLSFDAPSPSGEPGFDSYVSDPSHPVPYRHQPISPTYPGPGWPTWLLEDQRFAQSRPDVLTLQTEPLKEDIIVAGDIVGHLFASTSGTDSDWIVKLIDVYPENYPPDRKLGGYELIIADEVMRARFRNNFEKPEPVEANQINHYTIDLHTNDHVFLKGHRIMVQVQSTWFPVIDRNPQKFVPNIFKATDADYQPATQHIYRSDQFASYVLLPIVSGSTGSGGGIR comes from the coding sequence GTGCGAATTCGTCAGTGCGACGTTAGTTTGACTATTATCCTTGCCATTCACCTCTTGCTGCTGGCTTCTCCCGGCGCTGCGCAGACCGAGTACAGCAAGCTCTTCCGTAAGACTGACATGATGGTTCCCATGCGCGACGGTGTACGCCTGCACACTGAGATTTACACGCCTAAGAAGATAAAAGAACCGCTGCCCTTCATCTTTGAACGCACTCCTTATGGATTGGAGGACGACAAACAGGGGTATACCAAGTTGCTCGGGTCCTACGGGGACTTGATCAAAGAAGGTTATATTTTCGTATTTCAAGACATTCGCGGCCGCTACAAATCAGAAGGCCAGTTCGTCATGAACCGTCCTCCTCGCAACCAGAGTGACGCCAAAGGCATTGACGAAAGCACCGACACCTACGACACGATCGACTGGCTCCTCAAGAATGTTCCCCACAACAATGCCCGTGTCGGTATTCTCGGCATTTCGTATGGTGGGTGGCTTACAACCATGGCGCTTCTCGATCCTCATCCAGCCCTTAAAGCTGCTTCGGAGCAGGCTTCGCCCGAGGACCAGTTTCTGGGCGACGATTTCCACCACAATGGCGCATTCCGGCTCAGCTATGGCTTCGAATATGCCGCTTTAATGGAAACTACAAAAGAGAATTTCTCTTTTCAGTTCGACAAGTACGACACTTACGATTGGTATCTCGCTCTAGGCGCTCTCTCCAATGCCAATGCAAAGTATTTCCACGGCAAGCTTCCAACCTGGAACGATTTTGTCGAGCACCCGAACTACGATGAGTTTTGGCAAAAACTGGCGTTCTGGCCTTATCTGAAAGCCCCGACCGTTCCCAATCTCAACGTGGCAGGCTGGTGGGACCAGGAGGATTTTTACGGACCGGTAAAGATTTACGAACTTCTCGAAAAGAACGACTCCAAGCACGCAAACTATTTGGTCGTCGGGCCTTGGAATCACGGCGGATGGGCAGGAGGCGACGGCCGCAAACTGGGGCCGATCGATTTCCAAACTGACACGGGAAAATATTTCCGCGGACAGGTACAAGCTCCTTGGTTCGCGTATTGGCTGAAGGACAAAGGCAAGCTGCCGCTAGGCGAGGCGCTCACCTTCGAAACCGGCAGTAATCAATGGAAGCAATATGAGGCCTGGCCTCCCACCCAGAATGTGAGCCAGCGCAAGTTGTACTTCCGCGAGCGCGGCCAGCTCTCTTTTGACGCGCCCTCACCGAGCGGCGAGCCGGGTTTTGACAGCTACGTTTCCGATCCCTCCCACCCGGTTCCGTATCGGCATCAGCCGATCTCGCCCACCTATCCTGGCCCAGGCTGGCCGACCTGGCTTTTAGAAGACCAACGCTTCGCCCAGTCTCGCCCTGATGTATTGACTCTCCAGACAGAGCCGTTAAAAGAAGACATCATCGTGGCCGGCGATATTGTGGGGCACTTGTTCGCCTCCACCAGCGGGACCGACAGTGACTGGATCGTGAAGCTGATTGATGTTTATCCGGAAAACTACCCGCCAGACCGCAAGCTGGGTGGCTATGAGTTGATCATTGCCGATGAGGTGATGCGGGCCCGTTTCCGTAACAATTTCGAAAAACCAGAACCAGTGGAGGCAAACCAGATCAACCACTACACCATTGACCTGCACACCAATGACCATGTGTTTCTCAAAGGCCATCGCATCATGGTGCAGGTGCAGAGCACATGGTTCCCGGTCATTGACCGCAACCCACAAAAGTTTGTCCCCAACATATTCAAAGCAACGGATGCGGACTACCAGCCTGCCACCCAGCACATATATCGCTCGGACCAGTTTGCGTCCTATGTTCTATTGCCGATTGTCAGTGGTTCGACCGGTAGTGGCGGCGGTATTCGGTGA